CCGTACCCATCTGACAGAAGAGGTGATCAACGCGGCGGAAAAACTGGTCGCTGTGGGCTGTTTCTGCATCGGCACCAACCAGGTTGATCTGGCGGCGGCGGCAAAACGCGGTATTCCGGTGTTTAACGCACCGTTCTCTAACACCCGTTCTGTGGCAGAACTGGTGATTGGCGAACTGCTGCTGTTGCTGCGCGGTGTACCGGAAGCAAACGCCAAAGCACACCGTGGCGTGTGGAATAAACTGGCCGCCGGTTCCTTTGAAGCGCGCGGTAAAAGACTCGGTATTATTGGCTACGGCCATATTGGGACGCAGTTAGGTATTCTGGCGGAATCGCTGGGGATGCACGTTTACTTCTACGATATTGAGAACAAACTGCCGCTGGGTAACGCGACTCAGGTTCAGCATCTTTCCGAACTGCTCAACATGAGCGACGTGGTCAGTCTGCATGTGCCAGAAAACGCCTCAACGAAGAATATGATGGGGGCAAAAGAGATCGCCCTGATGAAGCCGGGCTCGCTGCTGATCAATGCCGCACGTGGCACGGTGGTGGATATTCCCGCCCTGTGTGATGCTCTGGCGACCAAACATCTGGCTGGGGCGGCAATCGACGTATTCCCGACAGAGCCGGCAACGAACAGCGATCCGTTTACCTCGCCGCTATGCGACTTTGATAACGTGATTCTGACGCCGCATATTGGGGGATCCACTCAGGAAGCGCAGGAAAACATCGGTCTGGAAGTCGCAGGTAAGCTGGCGAAGTATTCCGATAACGGCTCTACGCTTTCCGCGGTTAACTTCCCGGAAGTGTCGTTGCCGCTGCACGGCGGGCGTCGTCTGATGCACATCCACGAAAACCGTCCCGGCGTGCTGACGTCCCTGAACCAGATTTTTGCCGAGCAGGGTGTCAACATTGCCGCACAGTATCTGCAAACGTCAGCGCAAATGGGCTATGTCGTTATTGATATTGAAGCGGATGAAGATGTCGCCGAGAAAGCGTTGTTGGCGATGAAGGCTATTCCGGGCACCATTCGCGCGCGTTTGTTGTACTAATTCTCACCTGTGCGGGCAGGCGCGGAGTCTGCCCGTCATTTCTCCCTTCGTTTTCCCTTTCCTTTCATCCCGTTCTGTAACGCATACATCCTCTTTTCGAGTATTGCCGCAATTGATGATTAAAGGCTTCACTGCACGTTGTACATCAACAAAAGGAAATTACGATAGAGGCGCAGCACAACGCTGAAACGGGAAAGCCCCTGGGAAAATAGGGGCTCTTAGAAGGAAAGGGACGATGATGAGTCATGTCATTATGCTGCTTATCCTGTTAATCATCGCCTGGCACTCCCACACTTTTGATGGCGTTACAATGGCCGGTAAGGGAACATCCCACTCTTCTACCGGCAGTTTTTCCACGCGCTGACAGTCGTGGGCGTACCCCACTGGTAACAGCCCATACTGTTGCCAGTTTTGTAAGGTGCGATCGTAGAATCCGCCGCCCATACCCAAACGTTGACCCTGCTCATCAAACGCGACTAAAGGCGTGACCAGTACGTCCAGTTGCGAAAGCGGCAGGACATCGCGAACGTCCAGTTTAGGCTCCTGAATCTTCAACCGATTGGTGATCAGCTCACTGTGCGGGTGATAGTGCAGAAACAGCAAATTCCCGGGGCTGAACGGATGCAGAACCGGGAGATAGACGCGTTTTCCCGCGCGCCAGAGTTGTTCGATCAGCGGCTGGGTATCGAGCTCGCCATCAAACGACAAAAACACGGCGACCGTATGTGCCATCACGACGGGCGGGTACGCAAGCATGCGTGTCGCGGCCTGCTGACCGAAGGTAATTTGCTGCGAAAGTGTGAGCGCACGACGACGTTGCCTAATCATCTGGCGAAGGGTTTGTCGTGATAAAGGGAGTTCAGAAAGTAATGTCATGGCTGTCGCCAGGTAGAAGGAGAATCTCCGAGATGCCGCCGCAGGCTGTAACCCTTGAACCCTTGGTTCAAGGTGAATGCGTCGTCACAGTTTTAAGGCTTCTCGGACGGACCGAGCATGCTCACCAACCATGGATCGCCACATTCTTGTGGTATGAAATATCGGCTCAGGGGACTGGCCCGCTTGCAAACATCTCAGAGAAATTTTGTCTTCACGGTCACTCTACCATAGTAAACCGAAAAGTGTTATTCAAAGTTTTGGCTCGTTTTTTCGGTTATGCGACCCTGATCAAGCAGTGCCTGTTCAATGGTCTGTTGGAGCATCCGAATACGTTGTTCCATGCTCGCCGCGTACTCGCGGGTCTTCGCTTTTTCCTGAGTCAGTTCGTAGCTAATATTCAGTGCGGCAATGAATACCAGCTGCTCAGTATTTGTGACTCTAGTGCGAACTTTCAGATCTTGCAACCGCTGATTCAGATCGTCCGCAGCCTGATTCAACGCATCCCTTTGTTCAGGCGGGCAATTCACTCGCAGTGAACGGCCAAAAATTTGGATATCGACGGGTTGTGCAGACATGCCACCTTCCTGCTGATTGACTGCGCTGCCTTCGTCTCCAGACCCTGGGTCCGCGAAGGGGCGACACTATAGCTACCCTGGTGTGAAGATACAAGCCCTATTCTGGTTCACCAGGGTCCAAAGTGGTAGCATACCATGAATATCCTCCCTTTGATGACGAATGCATATGTCTATACAGAACGAAATGCCTGGTTACACCGAAATGAACCAGTATTTGAACCAACAAGGCGCCGGACTGACCCCGGCGGAAATGCACGGTTTGATCAGCGGGATGATTTGCGGTGGCAATAACGACAGCTCCTGGCAGCCGCTGCTTCACGACCTGACGAACGAAGGGCTGGCCTTCGGTCATGAACTGGCTCAGGCGTTGCGTAAAATGCACTCCGCGACCAGCGACGCGCTGGAAGATGACGGTTTCCTTTTTCAGCTTTATCTGCCTGAAGGCGATGACGTGAGCGTCTTCGATCGCGCCGATGCACTGGCGGGATGGGTTAACCACTTCCTGCTCGGCCTTGGCGTCACGCAGCCGAAGCTCGATAAAGTGACTGGCGAAACGGGCGAAGCCATCGACGATTTACGTAATATCGCGCAGCTCGGCTATGACGAAGATGAAGATCAGGAAGAGCTGGAGATGTCGCTCGAAGAGATCATCGAATATGTGCGCGTCGCGGCGCTGCTGTGTCACGACACCTTTACCCGTCAGCCGCCGACCGCACCGGAAGTGCGTAAACCGACCCTACACTAAAAAGTAAAACGATAATGGAGGCCACGTCATGACACCGCAGGAATACCAACGTCGTCGCCAGGCTCTGCTTGCGCAAATGCAGCCAGGCAGCGCCGCGCTGATTTTTGCCGCGCCAGAAGTTACGCGCAGCGCAGACAGTGAATACCCGTATCGCCAGAGCAGCGATTTCTGGTATTTCACCGGTTTTAACGAACCGGAAGCCGTTCTGGTACTGATAAAAAGCGACGATACCCATAACCACAGCGTGTTGTTCAACCGCGTTCGCGATCTGACTGCGGAAATCTGGTTTGGTCGTCGTCTGGGACAAGATGCCGCGCCGGAAAAACTGGCAGTGGATCGTGCGCTGGCCTTTAGCGAAATCAATCAACAGCTTTTTCAACTGCTTAACGGTCTGGATGTGGTGTACCACGCGCAGGGCGAATATGCATATGCGGATGAGGTAGTTTTCACCGCGCTGGAAAAACTGCGCAAAGGTTCGCGTCAGAATCTGAAATCGCCGTCAACCCTGATCGACTGGCGGCCGATGGTGCATGAAATGCGCCTGTTTAAGTCGCCAGAAGAGATTGCGGTGATGCGTCGCGCCGGAGAGATTACGGCACTGGCGCATACCCGGGCGATGGAAAAATGCCGTCCGGGGATGTTTGAGTATCAACTGGAAGGCGAAATTCATCACGAGTTTACTCGCCATGGCGCGCGCTACCCGTCCTACAACACCATTGTGGGCAGCGGTGAAAACGGCTGCATTCTGCATTACACCGAAAACGAAAGTGAACTGCGCGACGGCTCTCTGGTGCTGATTGATGCAGGTTGTGAATATAAAGGTTATGCGGGCGATATCACGCGGACCTTCCCGGTGAATGGAAAATTTACCCCGGCGCAGCGCGAGATCTACGACATCGTGCTGGAATCGCTGGAAACCAGCCTGCGTCTGTACCGCCCTGGTACTTCGATTCAGGAGGTCACCGGTGAAGTTGTGCGCATTATGATTACCGGGCTGGTGAAGCTGGGTATCCTGAAGGGCGAAGTGGATCAACTGATCGCCGATAACGCGCATCGACCGTTTTTCATGCATGGCCTGAGCCATTGGTTGGGGCTGGATGTCCATGATGTCGGCGAGTATGAGCAGGATCGCTCCCGTATTCTGAAGCCGGGAATGGTGATTACCGTTGAACCGGGGCTGTACATAGCACCCGATGCCGATGTACCAGAGGCCTATCGTGGGATCGGGATCCGCATTGAAGATGACATTCTGATCACGGAAGACGGTAACGAAAACCTGACTGCTGGTGTCGTCAAAAAGGCGGATGAGATTGAAGCGTTAATGGCAGCGGCGAGAACGTAATGAGCGTGATCATTGTTGGCGGTGGTATGGTGGGCGCGACGCTGGCGCTGGCCATTTCCCGGTTAAGTCAGGGGACACTGCCGGTTCATCTGATCGAAGCGACCGCCCCTGAAGCGGACAGTCATCCCGGGTTTGATGCCCGGGCGATTGCGCTTGCAGCGGGAACCTGCCAACAACTGGCACGAATCGGTGTCTGGCAGGCGATTGCCGATTGTGCCACCGCGATCCATACGGTTCACGTCAGCGATCGGGGACATGCCGGGTTTGTGACGCTCGACGCGGATGATTATCGCATTCCGGCGCTGGGGCAGGTGGTTGAACTGCACGACGTAGGGCTGCGGCTGTTTGCCCTACTGCGTAAAGCGCCAGGCGTCACGTTGCACTGCCCGGACCGGGTTGCCAGCGTGTCACGCACCCAGGAACAGGTGAATGTCACGCTGGAAACGGGCGAAACGATCGCCGGACGCGTGCTGGTGGCGGCGGATGGGACGCGTTCTGCGCTGGCAACCGCCTGCGGCATTGACTGGCAGCAGGAGCCCTATGAGCAACTGGCGGTGATCGCTAACGTCTCAACTGCGGTTGCCCATAACGGTCGTGCGTTTGAGCGGTTTACGGCGCACGGCCCCTTGGCGATGTTGCCGATGTCTGAAGGGCGCTGTTCGCTGGTGTGGTGCCATCCGCTGGAACAGCGTGAGGAGATTCTGAGCTGGTCGGATGAACGCTTCTGTCGTGAACTACAGGCGGCTTTCGGCTGGCGGTTGGGACGAATTACACAGGCGGGCAAACGCAGCGCGTATCCGCTTTCCCTCACCACGGCGGCGAAGGCATTCACGCATCGCACCGTACTGGTGGGAAATGCCGCGCAGACATTGCATCCGATTGCGGGGCAGGGATTTAACCTTGGCCTGCGTGATGTCATGAGCCTCGCCGAAACGCTCACCGAAGCGCAGGCGACGGGCAGGGACGTTGGCGACTACGCCGTGCTCGCGCGCTATCAACAGCGTCGTCAGGGGGATCGCCTGGCCACGGTCGGCGTGACGGACAGTCTGGTCCATTTGTTTGCCAACCGTTGGGCGCCGCTGGTTGTCGGGCGCAACGTGGGGTTGATGACCATGGAATTATGCCCTCCCGCCCGTGATGCGTTTGCGCAACGGACGTTAGGTTGGGTGGCGCGATAAACATACCCTCCAGACCGGACAGGCGAAGCGCCATCCGGCATTTATACGAACATGACGCCCGATGGCGATTTCCGATTTTCAGGAGTAAACAGTGCAAAGTGTTGATGTAGCAATCGTGGGCGGAGGCATGGTTGGTCTGGCTGTTGCGTGCGGATTGCAGGGCAGCGGTTTACGTGTCGCTGTGCTCGAACAGCGCGAACCGCAACCGCTGGCGGCGGATGCCGCTCCCGCGCTTCGCGTATCGGCGATCAATGCCGCCAGTGAAAAACTGCTTACCCGCCTGGGCGTCTGGTCAGACATTGTGGCTCGTCGCGCCAGTTGTTATCACGGGATGGAAGTGTGGGATAAAGACAGCTTTGGCCGTATTGAATTTGATGACCAAAGTATGGGTTACAGCCATCTGGGCCATATCGTGGAGAATGCGGTTATCCATTATGCGCTGTGGCAAAAAGCGCAGCAATCCTCCGATATCGCGCTGATGGCACCTGCCGAATTGCAGCAGGTGGCATGGGGCGAAAACGAAGTCTTCCTGACGCTGAAAGATGGCGCCATGCTCACGGCGCGTCTGGTGATAGGTGCCGATGGGGCAAACTCGTGGCTGCGCAATAAAGCGGACATTCCACTGACCTTCTGGGATTACCGGCATCATGCGCTGGTCGCGACCATTCGTACCGAAGAAGCACACGGTGCCGTTGCCCGTCAGGTGTTTCATGGTGAAGGTATCCTGGCGTTTCTGCCGCTCAGTGATCCGCATTTATGCTCCATCGTCTGGTCACTTTCCCCCGCAGAAGCTGAGCGCATGCAGCAGGCCAGTGCAGAGACCTTCAATCAGGCGCTGAATATCGCCTTTGATAATCGCCTGGGGTTGTGCAGCGTAGAGAGTGAACGCCAGGTATATCCGCTGACGGGACGCTATGCGCGTCAGTTCGCCTCGCATCGTCTGGCGCTGGTCGGCGACGCTGCGCATACTATTCACCCACTGGCTGGGCAGGGCGTGAACCTCGGCTTTATGGATGCAGCAGAACTGGTGGATGAACTCAAACGTCTGCATCGCCAGGGTAAAGACATCGGCCAGTACCTCTATTTGCGTCGCTATGAGCGAAGCCGTAAGCACAGCGCTGCGATGATGCTGGCGGGCATGCAGGGGTTCCGCGAGCTGTTTGCGGGAAGTCATCCGGCGAAAAAACTGCTGCGTGATATGGGGCTGAAACTGGCTGATTCCCTTCCGGGTGTAAAACCGCAACTTCTCCGTCAGGCAATGGGATTAAACGATCTGCCTGAGTGGCTTCGCTAAGAATTCACCTCGTTTAAAGAATTTGAGACCCGTCACATTTCCTTCTCCCGGCGACGTCGCCGGGGGGCTTTCCTCATTTGAAATAAACTAATTTCACCCTTCTTTTCGCATTATATTTTCTAATGTCGTGATTTTTTCATAACGCCAGTTTTGACATTTTTTTAGCGTTTAATGCCGTTATGTTCGTCATTTTAGTGGTGTTGATTGTCATTTGTCTGTGTTATTTGCGTATTACTTGGTTTTTTATGCTGATGATGTTTTGGCGGTTTTTAGTCATAAGCTAATGTGATGGTTAATTTTGTTTTATGGTTTAGTGTGGATTTCGGTGGTAAGTTCAGGGGCAAAGAGAACGTTTGCGTCGGGGCCCATGAGTGGCATCGATGCCGGGTTTCGTGGCGACAATTTTCGCCGTGAAAGGGTGGTCAGCCCCGCTTATTCAATGAGGACAAGATGGCTCAACAGACTCCTTTGTACGAACAACACACGCTATGCGGTGCCCGCATGGTCGATTTTCACGGTTGGATGATGCCGCTACATTATGGTTCTCAGCTCGACGAGCACCATGCGGTCCGTACCGATGCCGGGATGTTTGATGTGTCGCACATGACCATCGTCGATCTACACGGCAGTCGCACCCGGGAGTTCTTGCGTTATCTGCTGGCGAACGACGTGGCAAAGCTAACGAAAACCGGCAAAGCCCTT
The DNA window shown above is from Citrobacter farmeri and carries:
- the serA gene encoding phosphoglycerate dehydrogenase; the encoded protein is MAKVSLEKDKIKFLLVEGVHQKALDSLRAAGYTNIEFHKGALDAEQLKESIRDAHFIGLRSRTHLTEEVINAAEKLVAVGCFCIGTNQVDLAAAAKRGIPVFNAPFSNTRSVAELVIGELLLLLRGVPEANAKAHRGVWNKLAAGSFEARGKRLGIIGYGHIGTQLGILAESLGMHVYFYDIENKLPLGNATQVQHLSELLNMSDVVSLHVPENASTKNMMGAKEIALMKPGSLLINAARGTVVDIPALCDALATKHLAGAAIDVFPTEPATNSDPFTSPLCDFDNVILTPHIGGSTQEAQENIGLEVAGKLAKYSDNGSTLSAVNFPEVSLPLHGGRRLMHIHENRPGVLTSLNQIFAEQGVNIAAQYLQTSAQMGYVVIDIEADEDVAEKALLAMKAIPGTIRARLLY
- the zapA gene encoding cell division protein ZapA, producing the protein MSAQPVDIQIFGRSLRVNCPPEQRDALNQAADDLNQRLQDLKVRTRVTNTEQLVFIAALNISYELTQEKAKTREYAASMEQRIRMLQQTIEQALLDQGRITEKTSQNFE
- a CDS encoding 5-formyltetrahydrofolate cyclo-ligase, whose protein sequence is MTLLSELPLSRQTLRQMIRQRRRALTLSQQITFGQQAATRMLAYPPVVMAHTVAVFLSFDGELDTQPLIEQLWRAGKRVYLPVLHPFSPGNLLFLHYHPHSELITNRLKIQEPKLDVRDVLPLSQLDVLVTPLVAFDEQGQRLGMGGGFYDRTLQNWQQYGLLPVGYAHDCQRVEKLPVEEWDVPLPAIVTPSKVWECQAMINRISSIMT
- the ygfB gene encoding UPF0149 family protein YgfB — translated: MSIQNEMPGYTEMNQYLNQQGAGLTPAEMHGLISGMICGGNNDSSWQPLLHDLTNEGLAFGHELAQALRKMHSATSDALEDDGFLFQLYLPEGDDVSVFDRADALAGWVNHFLLGLGVTQPKLDKVTGETGEAIDDLRNIAQLGYDEDEDQEELEMSLEEIIEYVRVAALLCHDTFTRQPPTAPEVRKPTLH
- the ubiH gene encoding 2-octaprenyl-6-methoxyphenyl hydroxylase → MSVIIVGGGMVGATLALAISRLSQGTLPVHLIEATAPEADSHPGFDARAIALAAGTCQQLARIGVWQAIADCATAIHTVHVSDRGHAGFVTLDADDYRIPALGQVVELHDVGLRLFALLRKAPGVTLHCPDRVASVSRTQEQVNVTLETGETIAGRVLVAADGTRSALATACGIDWQQEPYEQLAVIANVSTAVAHNGRAFERFTAHGPLAMLPMSEGRCSLVWCHPLEQREEILSWSDERFCRELQAAFGWRLGRITQAGKRSAYPLSLTTAAKAFTHRTVLVGNAAQTLHPIAGQGFNLGLRDVMSLAETLTEAQATGRDVGDYAVLARYQQRRQGDRLATVGVTDSLVHLFANRWAPLVVGRNVGLMTMELCPPARDAFAQRTLGWVAR
- the pepP gene encoding Xaa-Pro aminopeptidase, with product MTPQEYQRRRQALLAQMQPGSAALIFAAPEVTRSADSEYPYRQSSDFWYFTGFNEPEAVLVLIKSDDTHNHSVLFNRVRDLTAEIWFGRRLGQDAAPEKLAVDRALAFSEINQQLFQLLNGLDVVYHAQGEYAYADEVVFTALEKLRKGSRQNLKSPSTLIDWRPMVHEMRLFKSPEEIAVMRRAGEITALAHTRAMEKCRPGMFEYQLEGEIHHEFTRHGARYPSYNTIVGSGENGCILHYTENESELRDGSLVLIDAGCEYKGYAGDITRTFPVNGKFTPAQREIYDIVLESLETSLRLYRPGTSIQEVTGEVVRIMITGLVKLGILKGEVDQLIADNAHRPFFMHGLSHWLGLDVHDVGEYEQDRSRILKPGMVITVEPGLYIAPDADVPEAYRGIGIRIEDDILITEDGNENLTAGVVKKADEIEALMAAART
- the ubiI gene encoding FAD-dependent 2-octaprenylphenol hydroxylase, which produces MQSVDVAIVGGGMVGLAVACGLQGSGLRVAVLEQREPQPLAADAAPALRVSAINAASEKLLTRLGVWSDIVARRASCYHGMEVWDKDSFGRIEFDDQSMGYSHLGHIVENAVIHYALWQKAQQSSDIALMAPAELQQVAWGENEVFLTLKDGAMLTARLVIGADGANSWLRNKADIPLTFWDYRHHALVATIRTEEAHGAVARQVFHGEGILAFLPLSDPHLCSIVWSLSPAEAERMQQASAETFNQALNIAFDNRLGLCSVESERQVYPLTGRYARQFASHRLALVGDAAHTIHPLAGQGVNLGFMDAAELVDELKRLHRQGKDIGQYLYLRRYERSRKHSAAMMLAGMQGFRELFAGSHPAKKLLRDMGLKLADSLPGVKPQLLRQAMGLNDLPEWLR